A section of the Dehalobacter sp. DCM genome encodes:
- a CDS encoding HD domain-containing phosphohydrolase, protein MGNSLYQEVLRNMPIGYSLYKVITDLDDRPCDYKFIEMNRAFEEATGLLESKTIGKKVKDVLQWLNEEIDWVKAYIDITCKGMNLEFERYCLDQDKWYRVSAFSPEKNYLVTLVADITIEKRKYLDLAGSNKNGIGAYIRDISKHKKQEQYLRKQLERQNILIDIYMRTFNTMQEQFNFALHEALKLTESEFGYIFSYDENSGEFALYSWENSMITDQNVIKGQAQSHVKESGVWDKVVQKRKPIIVNDFQKIDNRNNWLPKGHTMVANFMSIPIIIDSHIVAVIGMGNKENGYDEFDIKEITILMHSVWLAVEKRTAQERVLIEREKYNSILNELPAMVCEFLPDSTLTFANKAYYDYFGGEYDTLINKKILDIIPKEKSNKVKLKYMDLTPQENTIKYISTIKFNGKIRSYEWQDVGIFNKQGIPICYYSIGLDITERVKAEEEQNRVLKQLVAMFNSHEAVMLLIEPFSGNIVDANPAATTFYGYTKKELLKMCINEINTLPKEELANLRLKVLNKGQKYFTFPHRLRNGEIRIVDVYSSPISYNGKKLLFSIIFDVSQREEAYKEIAYLNYHDNLTDLYNRRFFEEEFKRLNVKRRFPIAVVMGDVNGLKLINDSFGYCIGDNLLKEAAKIIKGAVRADDIVARIGGDEFGIILPNVDELETRALIKRIEEQINKKDEESMTGKPYLSISFGYAVQERPEDSYDKLVKDAERFMYSRKHYDSRSLKSNTINIIMNTLFEKSQREKIHSDRVGDISASIARALGLDEGTVNKIKAAGCLHDIGKIGIPEDILNKQGILDEKEWEIMKSHSERSWRILENTYEFSEISNIVLHHHERWDGDGYPKGIKGEEIPLEARIITVADSYDAMTKERSYGKNISKDEAIEELKRCSQKHFDQRIVDVFINHVLQDYD, encoded by the coding sequence ATGGGCAACTCATTATATCAAGAAGTTTTACGAAACATGCCTATTGGTTATTCGCTTTATAAAGTGATTACCGATTTAGATGACCGGCCTTGTGACTATAAGTTTATTGAGATGAATCGCGCATTTGAAGAAGCTACTGGTTTGCTCGAATCAAAAACAATTGGTAAAAAAGTTAAAGATGTTCTGCAATGGTTAAATGAAGAGATTGATTGGGTAAAAGCATACATAGACATTACGTGTAAAGGCATGAATTTAGAGTTTGAACGATATTGTCTAGATCAGGATAAGTGGTATAGAGTGAGTGCATTCTCACCAGAAAAGAACTATTTAGTTACGCTCGTGGCCGATATAACAATTGAAAAAAGGAAATACCTCGATTTAGCGGGTAGTAATAAAAACGGGATAGGTGCATATATTCGAGATATTTCAAAGCATAAAAAACAGGAGCAATATTTGAGAAAACAATTGGAAAGACAGAACATCTTAATCGATATATATATGAGAACATTTAATACTATGCAGGAACAATTTAATTTTGCTCTTCATGAGGCGCTCAAACTGACAGAGAGTGAATTTGGATATATTTTTTCATATGACGAGAATAGTGGCGAATTTGCTCTTTACTCTTGGGAAAATAGTATGATAACGGATCAAAATGTTATTAAAGGGCAAGCCCAATCCCATGTTAAAGAATCAGGTGTCTGGGATAAGGTTGTACAAAAAAGAAAACCTATTATTGTTAATGATTTTCAGAAGATCGATAACAGAAACAATTGGTTACCAAAAGGACATACGATGGTAGCCAATTTCATGTCGATTCCAATAATAATCGACAGTCATATTGTTGCAGTTATTGGAATGGGAAACAAAGAAAACGGATATGATGAATTTGATATTAAAGAAATCACAATTTTGATGCATAGTGTATGGCTAGCAGTCGAAAAAAGAACTGCTCAGGAGCGGGTCCTGATTGAGCGCGAAAAATATAATTCGATTTTGAATGAGTTGCCCGCTATGGTCTGTGAATTTTTACCAGACAGCACACTTACTTTTGCCAACAAAGCATATTATGATTATTTTGGTGGGGAATACGATACATTGATTAACAAAAAAATTCTTGATATTATACCGAAAGAAAAAAGTAACAAAGTAAAATTAAAATACATGGATCTAACACCGCAAGAAAATACAATTAAGTATATTTCTACGATTAAGTTCAATGGGAAAATTAGATCTTATGAATGGCAGGATGTTGGTATTTTTAACAAACAGGGCATACCGATATGTTATTATTCCATAGGGCTTGATATAACCGAAAGAGTAAAAGCGGAAGAAGAACAGAATAGAGTTCTTAAACAACTGGTTGCCATGTTTAACAGTCATGAAGCAGTAATGCTCCTTATCGAACCTTTTTCCGGAAATATTGTGGATGCTAATCCTGCAGCCACGACTTTTTATGGGTATACAAAAAAAGAATTGCTTAAGATGTGTATCAATGAAATAAATACCCTACCCAAGGAAGAATTAGCAAATTTGCGCTTAAAGGTATTAAATAAGGGTCAAAAATATTTTACTTTTCCACATCGGCTACGAAATGGAGAAATCAGAATTGTAGATGTTTATTCCTCACCAATTTCTTATAATGGCAAAAAGTTGTTATTTTCGATTATTTTTGACGTAAGCCAGAGAGAAGAAGCATATAAAGAAATAGCATATCTTAATTATCATGATAATCTTACAGATTTATACAATAGGAGATTTTTCGAGGAGGAATTCAAACGGTTAAATGTAAAGAGACGATTTCCGATAGCAGTCGTTATGGGAGATGTAAATGGCTTGAAACTGATCAACGACTCCTTTGGCTATTGTATAGGTGATAATCTACTTAAAGAAGCGGCAAAGATAATAAAAGGGGCTGTAAGGGCTGATGATATTGTTGCCAGAATTGGAGGAGACGAATTTGGCATTATACTGCCAAATGTCGATGAACTTGAAACCAGAGCATTAATTAAGCGAATAGAAGAACAAATAAACAAGAAAGATGAAGAAAGCATGACAGGAAAGCCCTACTTATCCATTTCCTTCGGCTATGCGGTTCAGGAAAGACCTGAAGACAGTTATGATAAGTTGGTGAAAGATGCTGAACGCTTCATGTATTCCAGGAAACATTATGATAGTAGAAGCCTAAAGAGTAATACAATCAATATTATTATGAATACGCTTTTTGAAAAAAGTCAACGGGAGAAAATACACTCGGATAGAGTGGGGGATATTTCCGCTTCTATTGCCAGGGCGTTGGGTTTAGATGAAGGGACTGTTAATAAAATAAAGGCAGCTGGCTGCCTACATGATATTGGTAAAATAGGTATTCCAGAGGACATATTAAATAAACAAGGCATACTCGATGAGAAGGAATGGGAAATAATGAAATCACACTCAGAGAGAAGCTGGAGAATATTAGAAAATACCTATGAGTTTTCAGAAATTTCAAATATAGTTCTTCATCACCATGAAAGATGGGACGGCGACGGTTACCCCAAAGGTATCAAAGGAGAAGAAATTCCGCTGGAAGCCAGAATAATAACAGTAGCCGATTCTTACGATGCGATGACAAAAGAAAGAAGTTATGGAAAAAACATTAGTAAGGATGAAGCTATTGAAGAACTTAAGCGGTGTTCGCAAAAGCATTTTGATCAACGCATTGTGGATGTCTTTATTAATCACGTTCTACAAGATTATGACTGA
- a CDS encoding HD domain-containing phosphohydrolase, whose product MSENTRNLIDSLNKRLIYEQLINKISNIATKKGNFDDCLNQCLCIIGETLSVSRVILFEYLNGKYKANIWESNVFGDHVNSIQYTYAYYLSLFENRSDSIIISNTDNIPHQEFKKVILNQKVKSILIIPLIYSNKSNGYIILDVLNTYREWLEMEVKCIESIAKILCLFLKNNELTNILIQDHKQYCDIYDSINAGVYISDIEDYKILYANKYLINLCGKDPTGMECYKALHNKDHPCFFCTNNIISKFPDRPCIWEFNNTYLHKYLQITNKIIKWKAEKNARFEYMIDISSLKELQNELSIEKDEIKSSQEMLKEANKKLHNLLSSTIKAISELLEQKDSYTSDHQKNVAKLACDIARKMELPDDQIEGIKIASLLHDIGKIAIPLDILNKPHKLLESEYSLIKEHVINGYNIVKDINFDWPIADIVLQHHERINGSGYPNGLKKKEILLEAKILAVADTIEAMSSHRPYRPKLGVSEAIEEIKRNSNILYDEEVVKASLSLLEEDYWKALLPNYVISKYDSFRKHINKLNIVSYDT is encoded by the coding sequence ATGTCAGAAAATACAAGGAATTTGATTGATTCATTAAATAAAAGGCTCATTTATGAACAATTAATTAATAAGATTAGTAATATTGCAACAAAAAAAGGTAATTTCGATGATTGCCTAAATCAATGTCTTTGTATTATAGGAGAAACGTTATCTGTTAGTAGGGTTATTTTGTTTGAATATTTGAATGGTAAGTATAAAGCTAATATATGGGAATCAAATGTTTTTGGAGATCATGTTAATAGTATACAGTATACATATGCATATTATTTATCTTTATTTGAAAATAGAAGTGATTCGATAATTATTTCAAACACGGATAATATTCCTCATCAGGAGTTTAAAAAAGTAATACTTAACCAAAAAGTTAAATCCATATTAATTATTCCATTAATTTATAGTAATAAATCTAATGGTTATATTATTTTAGATGTTTTGAATACTTATCGCGAATGGTTAGAAATGGAAGTAAAATGTATCGAATCAATAGCAAAAATTCTTTGCCTATTTTTAAAAAATAATGAGCTAACAAATATCTTGATTCAGGATCATAAACAATACTGTGATATATATGACAGTATAAATGCAGGGGTTTATATTTCGGATATTGAAGACTACAAGATATTATACGCAAATAAATATCTTATTAATTTATGTGGCAAAGATCCAACTGGAATGGAATGTTATAAAGCATTACACAATAAAGATCATCCATGTTTTTTTTGTACAAATAACATTATTAGCAAATTTCCTGATAGACCCTGCATTTGGGAATTTAATAATACATATTTACATAAATATTTACAAATTACCAACAAAATAATCAAATGGAAGGCTGAAAAAAATGCTCGTTTTGAGTATATGATTGATATCTCATCGTTAAAAGAATTACAAAATGAACTATCAATAGAAAAGGATGAAATTAAGTCATCACAGGAAATGCTAAAAGAAGCAAATAAAAAATTACACAATTTATTAAGTTCAACAATTAAAGCGATAAGTGAACTTTTAGAGCAAAAGGACTCATATACTTCAGATCATCAGAAAAATGTTGCAAAACTTGCATGTGACATAGCAAGGAAAATGGAATTACCAGATGACCAAATCGAAGGAATTAAGATAGCTTCTTTATTACATGACATTGGAAAAATTGCTATACCATTAGATATTCTAAATAAGCCTCATAAATTATTAGAGAGTGAATATAGCCTAATCAAAGAACACGTTATTAATGGCTATAATATTGTTAAGGATATAAATTTTGATTGGCCAATTGCGGATATAGTTCTTCAACACCATGAAAGAATTAATGGATCTGGATATCCTAATGGTTTAAAAAAGAAAGAAATACTACTCGAAGCAAAAATACTGGCTGTTGCAGACACAATAGAAGCAATGTCTTCTCATAGACCTTATCGACCTAAACTTGGAGTATCTGAAGCAATAGAAGAGATAAAGAGAAACTCTAATATTCTATATGATGAAGAAGTAGTCAAAGCTTCTTTATCGCTGCTCGAAGAAGATTATTGGAAAGCTTTATTACCCAATTATGTAATTAGTAAATATGATTCTTTTAGAAAACATATAAATAAACTAAATATTGTTAGCTATGATACATAG
- a CDS encoding ABC transporter substrate-binding protein, with protein sequence MSTLIHRRWFCIMMVILLLGAFSLLMEGCIGKKPILIGFSAQLTGRQSELGVQERNGVQLAVETINAKGGVAGHKIDLIVRDDFGIPEKAKEADQELIKAGVLAIIGHATTAQTVAGLEVTNPANVIMLSPTVSSPKLSGLDDYFFRVYPSFKNSAQAFAQYTCQRDGITKLAVIYDLDNAAYAKTYSTAFVEKYQAIGGKITKELSFSSTAQPDFAPLLLKLRESKADGLLIIASDIDTALIAQRARLMDWKAPLYTSAWAQTETLIINGGQAVEGLKLEQSYAMSSQSPALLDFQSRYQARFGKAPSFGAVFSYEAALALAAALEKTGGKAKGLRQALTEIRNFQGLMDTFSFDQYGDVARPFYLSTIRDGKFIILEKMTLN encoded by the coding sequence ATGAGCACATTAATTCATCGCAGATGGTTTTGTATTATGATGGTGATTTTATTGCTCGGAGCCTTTAGTTTATTAATGGAAGGTTGTATAGGAAAAAAACCTATCCTTATTGGATTTTCCGCCCAACTAACCGGTAGACAATCTGAATTAGGCGTTCAAGAACGTAATGGTGTCCAATTAGCAGTTGAAACAATTAACGCTAAGGGCGGTGTTGCAGGACATAAGATCGATTTAATTGTCCGAGATGACTTCGGTATTCCTGAGAAAGCAAAAGAAGCCGATCAAGAATTGATAAAGGCTGGTGTCCTGGCAATTATTGGACATGCCACTACTGCGCAAACTGTGGCAGGCCTTGAAGTAACGAATCCCGCTAACGTGATAATGCTTAGCCCCACAGTTTCTTCTCCGAAATTAAGCGGCTTGGATGATTATTTCTTTCGGGTATACCCTTCATTCAAAAACAGTGCGCAAGCATTTGCTCAATATACTTGTCAGCGGGATGGCATAACAAAATTGGCTGTTATCTATGACCTTGATAACGCTGCTTATGCGAAGACATATAGTACAGCCTTTGTTGAGAAATATCAGGCAATAGGTGGGAAAATAACCAAGGAATTAAGTTTTTCTTCAACAGCCCAACCTGATTTTGCGCCATTGCTATTAAAATTACGTGAAAGCAAAGCAGATGGCCTGCTGATTATTGCTTCGGATATAGATACAGCACTCATTGCACAAAGAGCCCGTCTCATGGATTGGAAGGCCCCTTTGTATACTTCTGCTTGGGCACAGACCGAAACCCTAATAATTAATGGCGGGCAGGCCGTTGAAGGACTTAAACTCGAACAGTCCTACGCGATGAGTTCTCAATCGCCAGCATTGCTCGATTTTCAGTCGCGTTATCAAGCCAGATTTGGAAAGGCCCCGTCTTTTGGTGCAGTTTTTAGTTATGAAGCCGCCCTGGCCCTTGCAGCCGCCTTGGAAAAAACAGGTGGCAAAGCGAAGGGGTTACGGCAGGCGTTAACAGAAATTCGTAACTTCCAGGGACTGATGGATACCTTCTCTTTCGATCAGTATGGCGATGTTGCGCGTCCTTTTTATTTGAGTACTATCCGCGATGGCAAATTCATTATTCTTGAAAAGATGACATTAAACTGA
- a CDS encoding sensor domain-containing diguanylate cyclase, with protein MTSTKNAPSLRQVLLQLVLFRLFLPLLVLGFTAIVGIAYLEERNLEIQQYQIAQSMATIVDHHLDQGGRILDAVAELAEFSREDSLSAYMTSTWKAYGYFDTLYYLDEAKKVKLLTPADSRYLGLDMANLLDIQQIRDTQTLIISRPFISLRTGEPTVYLIKALASQGYVVGELNLGLFQQEIVNITGRSGKDFVFIMDQTGALIAHPSPDLVKQQINLSYLEIFNRIQTGKVNGFYLYNGTRVLGSAIRVERTGWLVVDQVPLSSFFGLYLGILVLILFTSVIVLLLLIWYIRKQLQRFVITPLEQFSRATHALAAGDFTQASSLTAQSTAFAELNKLAHDFQSMSNTLQTKKEALYKVKEDLEVQVSQRTQELMAANKELQMLSSLDGLTGIGNRRYFDQVLTQEWDRGMRQGTTLALIMLDIDFFKNYNDFYGHQAGDDCLKQVAGIFKGTLRRSIDCAARYGGEEFAAILPDTDISGAVFLAEEMRSKIEEQAIKHESSGISMVITVSVGVAAIVPLAGSQPSMIIRLADQAMYQAKRNGRNRVEVGRMIGPL; from the coding sequence ATGACAAGCACAAAGAATGCTCCTTCCCTCCGTCAAGTATTGTTGCAGTTAGTACTTTTTCGCTTGTTCCTTCCTCTTTTAGTCTTGGGATTTACAGCAATTGTTGGAATAGCCTATTTAGAGGAAAGAAATCTGGAAATCCAGCAGTACCAAATTGCGCAATCAATGGCTACTATTGTCGATCATCATCTTGATCAAGGAGGGCGTATCCTGGACGCGGTTGCTGAGTTGGCTGAATTTTCCAGGGAAGATAGTTTATCGGCTTATATGACAAGCACTTGGAAGGCCTATGGATATTTTGATACTTTGTATTATTTGGATGAAGCTAAGAAGGTTAAATTATTAACACCTGCCGATTCACGTTATTTAGGCCTGGATATGGCCAATTTACTGGATATTCAGCAAATAAGAGATACGCAAACCCTCATTATTTCCAGGCCCTTTATTTCGCTGCGTACGGGTGAACCTACGGTTTATTTGATTAAAGCCCTTGCCAGCCAAGGCTATGTCGTGGGCGAACTCAATCTAGGTTTGTTCCAGCAAGAAATTGTCAACATCACGGGTAGGTCGGGCAAGGATTTTGTGTTTATTATGGATCAAACCGGGGCACTAATAGCTCATCCCTCTCCTGACTTGGTTAAACAGCAAATCAATTTAAGTTATTTAGAAATTTTCAACCGGATTCAAACCGGAAAGGTTAATGGTTTTTACCTATATAACGGAACCAGGGTTTTGGGGAGTGCTATTCGGGTAGAACGAACAGGGTGGTTAGTGGTAGACCAGGTTCCTTTATCTTCTTTTTTCGGTTTATATCTAGGGATATTAGTTTTGATACTTTTCACATCAGTTATCGTTTTGCTGTTGTTGATATGGTATATTCGAAAACAATTACAGCGCTTTGTAATTACCCCGCTGGAGCAGTTCAGCCGGGCTACACACGCTCTCGCAGCAGGAGATTTTACCCAAGCCAGTTCTTTGACAGCGCAGTCAACTGCTTTTGCTGAGTTAAATAAGCTGGCGCATGATTTTCAGTCCATGAGCAATACCCTTCAAACAAAGAAAGAAGCGTTGTATAAAGTTAAGGAAGATCTCGAGGTTCAGGTGTCACAGAGAACCCAGGAGCTGATGGCTGCCAACAAAGAACTGCAGATGCTCTCCTCGTTGGATGGTTTGACCGGAATTGGCAACCGGCGTTATTTTGATCAAGTTTTAACCCAAGAATGGGATCGAGGGATGAGACAGGGAACGACATTGGCACTTATTATGCTCGATATCGATTTTTTTAAAAACTACAATGATTTTTACGGACATCAAGCTGGTGATGACTGTTTGAAACAAGTAGCCGGTATTTTTAAAGGTACGTTAAGACGGAGTATAGATTGTGCTGCCCGTTATGGCGGTGAAGAATTTGCCGCTATACTTCCTGATACAGATATTTCAGGTGCTGTATTTTTAGCTGAAGAAATGAGATCTAAGATTGAAGAGCAGGCAATTAAACATGAAAGTTCAGGCATTAGCATGGTGATTACTGTGAGTGTAGGTGTAGCTGCTATTGTCCCCTTAGCAGGTTCACAACCATCAATGATTATTCGCTTAGCAGATCAGGCAATGTATCAAGCGAAGCGCAATGGTCGTAATAGAGTTGAAGTGGGAAGGATGATAGGTCCTCTATAA
- a CDS encoding DUF7507 domain-containing protein, which yields MITKGKRLSKAIALFTVFALVFTLGFIGNPKAAEACTNDGVITVQKTAADNKTDGFVNVKFTLKKKVNPERSPSFYEEVASQNTNTEGIATFTGLAPGDYRLYEDVPKGYASDLNDENNGATLTEFREGEQRGHVSSYTFNVVNTPVVVPVPNIALTKTADKTTLPLGGGTVVYTYNVTNPGDMKLFLGVKRAYGVSDDNGTPEFKKDDFFATYVSGDSNNNYLLEPGETWIYTSSERTIKKTTTNTATAKGYYAKGDEKYVTATASATVKVEPPIDIVKTANPTSLAYGGGSVTYTYEVTNKGKVRLYKVQVLDDNGTPADPTDDFTPECVYEMTKTADVETDKIGDALAPGQTWKYTATRTIQVTTTNTAKVTAYLCGEMISDEASATVTVAPYVPSYNPPASRVLIALAKTANVATLPFGGGPVTYTYTVTNPGDVLLSGVSVKDDNGTPSDTTDDFTATYVSGDTVNTGYLDPSETWIFTATATVKATKTNIGTAAGTYGQQTVTATDSAEVIVLPQEKVLVPTDDDPVAPPAKELPKTGGSTAAFLVSGSAITAVGALVRRFNKK from the coding sequence ATGATCACGAAGGGAAAACGGTTATCGAAGGCCATAGCACTGTTTACGGTTTTTGCTTTGGTCTTCACCTTAGGGTTTATCGGAAACCCGAAGGCAGCAGAGGCATGTACCAATGACGGCGTCATCACGGTGCAAAAGACAGCCGCGGATAATAAAACAGACGGTTTTGTGAACGTCAAATTTACATTAAAGAAGAAGGTAAACCCGGAGCGCAGCCCCTCCTTCTATGAGGAAGTTGCCTCTCAAAACACCAACACCGAAGGCATCGCCACCTTTACCGGCCTGGCACCGGGAGATTACAGGCTATATGAGGATGTTCCCAAAGGATACGCGTCGGATTTGAATGATGAAAACAACGGGGCCACCCTGACCGAATTCCGAGAAGGAGAACAACGGGGGCATGTCAGTTCCTATACGTTTAATGTTGTCAACACGCCGGTTGTTGTCCCTGTCCCCAACATTGCCCTAACCAAAACAGCAGATAAGACAACACTGCCCTTGGGCGGAGGAACCGTTGTTTATACGTATAACGTCACCAATCCGGGAGATATGAAGCTCTTTTTGGGGGTCAAACGCGCTTACGGTGTCAGCGATGACAACGGAACCCCTGAATTTAAGAAGGACGATTTCTTTGCCACCTATGTCTCCGGTGACAGCAATAACAACTATTTACTTGAGCCGGGAGAAACCTGGATCTATACCTCCAGTGAACGCACCATCAAGAAAACAACCACCAATACGGCCACAGCCAAAGGGTATTACGCAAAGGGCGATGAGAAATATGTGACAGCGACTGCCAGCGCCACGGTTAAGGTAGAACCGCCCATCGATATCGTCAAGACCGCCAACCCCACATCCCTGGCTTATGGCGGCGGCTCCGTCACCTATACCTATGAAGTAACCAATAAAGGCAAAGTACGTCTTTACAAGGTTCAGGTGCTGGATGATAACGGCACCCCCGCGGATCCAACCGACGACTTTACGCCGGAATGCGTCTACGAGATGACCAAGACAGCGGATGTCGAGACAGACAAAATCGGCGACGCTCTCGCTCCGGGCCAGACCTGGAAATATACAGCTACACGGACCATTCAAGTGACCACAACCAATACAGCCAAAGTCACTGCTTACCTGTGCGGTGAAATGATCAGCGACGAAGCTAGCGCCACAGTGACCGTTGCCCCGTATGTCCCGTCGTATAATCCGCCGGCTTCCCGGGTTCTGATTGCCCTTGCCAAGACGGCTAATGTTGCCACCTTGCCCTTTGGCGGCGGACCGGTAACCTACACCTATACGGTCACCAATCCCGGTGATGTCCTGCTCAGCGGCGTCAGTGTCAAAGATGACAACGGCACACCCAGCGATACAACGGACGATTTCACTGCGACCTATGTATCCGGTGATACAGTAAACACGGGGTACCTCGATCCCAGCGAGACCTGGATCTTTACCGCCACCGCCACCGTAAAAGCAACCAAGACGAACATCGGGACAGCTGCGGGTACGTATGGCCAGCAGACCGTCACTGCCACCGATAGTGCGGAAGTCATCGTGCTTCCTCAAGAAAAAGTCTTAGTGCCCACAGATGACGACCCCGTGGCACCACCAGCGAAAGAACTGCCCAAGACCGGCGGCAGTACAGCGGCATTCCTCGTGAGCGGCTCGGCCATCACAGCAGTTGGCGCACTCGTTCGGCGGTTTAATAAGAAGTAA